In Polyangiaceae bacterium, a genomic segment contains:
- a CDS encoding 2-oxo acid dehydrogenase subunit E2 produces MQFSTLQPLPTWRKIALSSWRASDSPTIYGWMDIDVTALQAHLARLRKTTGARVTLTHAVGKAAATAFAAHPECNAIVSLGRLLQRRSVDVFFSVAVGDGKNLSGSKLSNVDRLTLPEIATGLDEQVAHIRKRKDTPLQRSQSKLERFPGFTLGPIMRATAALSFDLGMNLEPIGVPRDPFGTVIVTNVGVLGVEQGFAPLIPAGRTPALLTLGAVREKVIAVDGRPQVRPVLTLCGTFDHRVVDGAHLGKISTTLRRLLENPDATPNPQANLDPQSTPNPQATLDAQATPNPQATLDAQATQHSS; encoded by the coding sequence ATGCAGTTCTCCACCCTCCAGCCGCTCCCCACCTGGCGAAAGATCGCCCTCTCCAGCTGGCGCGCCAGCGACAGTCCCACCATCTACGGCTGGATGGACATCGACGTCACCGCGCTCCAAGCTCATCTCGCGCGGCTTCGCAAGACCACCGGCGCCCGGGTCACCCTCACCCACGCCGTCGGCAAGGCCGCCGCCACGGCCTTCGCGGCTCATCCCGAGTGCAACGCCATCGTCTCCCTCGGCCGTCTGCTCCAGCGCCGCTCCGTGGACGTCTTTTTCTCCGTCGCCGTGGGTGACGGCAAGAACCTGTCCGGCAGCAAGCTCTCGAACGTCGATCGCCTGACCCTCCCCGAGATCGCCACGGGCCTCGACGAGCAGGTCGCGCACATCCGGAAGCGCAAAGACACTCCGCTCCAGCGCTCGCAGAGCAAGCTCGAGCGCTTCCCCGGCTTCACCTTGGGCCCGATCATGCGCGCCACCGCCGCGCTCAGCTTCGATCTCGGCATGAACCTCGAGCCCATCGGCGTGCCACGCGATCCCTTTGGCACGGTCATCGTCACCAACGTCGGCGTGCTGGGCGTCGAGCAAGGCTTTGCGCCCCTCATCCCCGCCGGCCGCACTCCCGCGCTCCTCACCCTCGGCGCCGTGCGCGAAAAGGTCATCGCCGTCGACGGTCGCCCCCAGGTCCGCCCGGTGCTCACGCTCTGCGGCACCTTCGACCACCGCGTCGTCGACGGCGCCCATCTCGGAAAGATCAGCACCACCCTCCGCCGCCTCCTCGAAAATCCCGACGCCACCCCCAATCCCCAAGCCAACCTCGACCCCCAATCCACCCCCAACCCCCAAGCCACCCTCGACGCCCAAGCCACCCCCAACCCCCAAGCCACCCTCGACGCCCAAGCCACCCAGCACTCTAGCTAG
- a CDS encoding ADP-ribosylglycohydrolase family protein, giving the protein MPSHRDPLTIHPAESIHDRIVGCIVGGAIGDAWGSEYEARSAPLDFTVPKASRISDDTQLTLATCEAYVSHRELRPEHVASHLLDWFTSGRVTGLGSSTLKALRDLAAGAHWALSGARGEFPAGNGVAMRVAPLAFLIDPSRSKDRMALRDIARITHHSDEAYVGGLLVIGAVRSAVAGNRSPAGFRAAAEDLPEYSHVRERCDTLIERGFSLAEAATELGVSGWVVESVPFAVYAATHLKSQSLEHVLTHVISVGGDTDTTASIAGQIVGANVGRSNIPDSLLAGIADIDRVTELATRFADAVIAAG; this is encoded by the coding sequence GTGCCAAGCCACAGGGATCCCCTGACGATTCACCCGGCCGAATCGATTCACGATCGCATCGTCGGCTGCATCGTCGGGGGCGCGATCGGCGATGCCTGGGGCAGCGAATACGAGGCACGTTCGGCCCCGCTCGACTTCACAGTCCCCAAGGCGTCACGCATCTCCGACGACACGCAGCTCACTCTCGCCACGTGTGAGGCGTACGTCTCGCACCGCGAGCTCCGCCCCGAGCATGTGGCCTCTCACCTCCTCGACTGGTTCACTTCAGGACGGGTCACCGGCCTTGGCTCGAGCACTCTCAAGGCCCTGCGCGATCTCGCTGCCGGCGCCCACTGGGCGCTATCGGGTGCGCGCGGCGAGTTTCCCGCCGGCAACGGCGTCGCGATGCGCGTCGCGCCGTTGGCCTTCCTCATCGATCCATCCCGCTCGAAGGATCGCATGGCCTTGCGGGACATTGCCCGCATCACGCACCACAGCGACGAGGCCTACGTCGGCGGCTTGCTCGTGATCGGTGCCGTTCGCTCCGCCGTCGCCGGCAACCGTTCACCCGCTGGCTTTCGCGCTGCGGCGGAGGACCTTCCCGAGTACTCACACGTGCGTGAGCGCTGCGACACCCTGATCGAGCGAGGCTTCTCCCTCGCGGAGGCCGCTACCGAGCTCGGCGTCTCCGGATGGGTCGTCGAGTCCGTTCCCTTCGCGGTGTACGCCGCGACCCACCTCAAAAGCCAGTCCCTCGAACACGTTCTGACGCATGTGATTTCCGTCGGCGGAGACACCGACACGACGGCCTCAATCGCCGGTCAGATCGTGGGAGCGAACGTCGGCCGCTCGAACATCCCGGACTCCTTGCTCGCAGGAATCGCAGATATCGATCGCGTGACCGAGCTCGCCACCAGATTCGCCGACGCCGTCATTGCGGCGGGCTAG
- a CDS encoding polysaccharide deacetylase family protein: MPPARIVLWVTSIGGLALLARSLVMGPVPMWFAVTAFIAYATLCTVGVLMPQLEMYGDVISRAEPGGRAVALTFDDGPFPETTRQVLEILERGGHKATFFVVGRKARLYPKLLEDMRAAGHEIALHGYQHDRLFALKTPRYVAEDIERTRGVIESAIGERPEWFRPPVGYVSTRTAAGAKRAGARLVAWSARGVDGIGETDPERVAERVTKKIDDGAIVLLHDAAEHDDFVPATIAALPDILADIDAKGLRAVTLSELLGAAEPEVPRRSKQEA, encoded by the coding sequence ATGCCGCCGGCACGCATCGTCCTGTGGGTGACGAGCATTGGCGGGCTGGCGCTGCTCGCGCGGTCCTTGGTGATGGGACCCGTGCCGATGTGGTTCGCCGTGACGGCGTTCATTGCCTACGCCACGCTGTGCACCGTCGGCGTGCTGATGCCGCAGCTCGAGATGTACGGGGACGTGATTTCCCGGGCCGAGCCGGGGGGCCGCGCCGTGGCGCTCACCTTCGACGACGGTCCCTTTCCGGAGACCACGCGCCAGGTGCTCGAGATCCTGGAGCGCGGCGGGCACAAAGCGACGTTCTTCGTCGTCGGGCGCAAAGCGCGGCTGTATCCAAAGCTGCTCGAGGACATGCGGGCAGCCGGTCACGAGATTGCGCTGCACGGTTACCAGCACGACCGACTATTCGCGTTGAAGACGCCGCGCTACGTGGCGGAGGACATCGAGCGAACGCGTGGCGTGATCGAGAGTGCCATTGGCGAACGCCCCGAGTGGTTCCGACCGCCGGTGGGCTACGTGAGCACGCGCACCGCCGCGGGCGCGAAGCGGGCGGGCGCGCGCCTCGTGGCATGGTCGGCCCGAGGCGTGGACGGCATCGGCGAAACGGATCCGGAGCGTGTGGCCGAGCGCGTGACCAAGAAGATCGACGACGGTGCCATCGTGCTCCTGCACGATGCGGCGGAGCACGACGACTTCGTTCCCGCGACGATCGCGGCACTGCCGGACATCCTCGCTGACATCGACGCCAAGGGCCTGCGCGCCGTGACGCTGTCCGAGCTCCTGGGCGCCGCGGAGCCCGAGGTTCCGCGCCGCAGCAAACAAGAAGCCTGA
- a CDS encoding helix-turn-helix transcriptional regulator, with translation MQRSSPGELSPGARYVAGPTFAHFCASPELWGIVLWGRPSHEDVVALRRSLLEEIAADTLPHVSVVDASRMTGVDMAAFEELRSYVEENAEALARGVTRLALVRPDGLPGAVVAGMFAVMPQPYPVRVFASLTPALGWLSEHEEELSCEGLARVLDDVVAECADAAPIVTALATYFASHLTNANVGDAARALHLSLRTLQRRLSEAETTFQEQLGLARLAEAQRLMLDSEEPLTTIAMEVGCASLQHFSALFRRHTGESPSAWRESHKRAT, from the coding sequence ATGCAGAGGTCGAGCCCCGGGGAGCTGAGCCCTGGCGCCCGCTACGTTGCGGGGCCGACCTTCGCTCACTTCTGCGCGAGCCCCGAGCTGTGGGGCATCGTGCTGTGGGGTCGACCGAGTCATGAAGACGTGGTGGCGCTGCGGCGATCGCTCTTGGAGGAGATCGCAGCGGATACCTTGCCGCACGTTTCCGTGGTGGACGCGAGCCGCATGACCGGCGTGGACATGGCGGCCTTCGAGGAGCTGCGGAGCTACGTGGAGGAAAATGCGGAGGCGCTGGCGCGCGGGGTCACCCGGCTGGCGTTGGTTCGGCCGGACGGGCTGCCCGGAGCCGTGGTGGCGGGCATGTTCGCGGTGATGCCGCAGCCCTATCCGGTGCGCGTGTTCGCGTCGCTCACGCCCGCGCTCGGCTGGCTTTCCGAGCACGAAGAGGAGCTTTCCTGCGAGGGGCTGGCGCGCGTGTTGGACGACGTGGTGGCGGAATGCGCGGACGCCGCGCCCATCGTGACGGCGCTGGCGACGTACTTCGCGTCACACCTGACGAACGCGAACGTCGGGGATGCGGCGCGGGCATTGCACCTCTCTCTGCGCACGCTGCAGCGGCGGCTGAGCGAGGCGGAGACGACGTTTCAGGAGCAGCTGGGCTTGGCGCGCCTGGCCGAGGCGCAGCGCTTGATGCTGGACAGCGAAGAGCCGCTGACCACCATCGCGATGGAAGTTGGCTGCGCTTCGCTGCAGCACTTCAGCGCGCTGTTTCGGCGACACACGGGTGAGTCTCCGAGCGCATGGCGGGAGAGCCACAAGCGAGCGACCTAG
- a CDS encoding MBOAT family protein codes for MPLGKGAAWTIAGGGVGLALGYLLLRARKVRLLFILGASYVFYAHWDWRFLPLIWASSTIDWLLGHAIFKAKNERSRKLWLAGTVVVNLTILGIFKYYNFGVDSAVAALHGLGIDVPHRTLNVALPVGISFFTFESMSYVIDVYRGDIKPQKSYFEYLAFVAFFPHLVAGPIVRPRDLLPQLAGPPRWNSAEGSEALFLIATGLMKKIAIGDYLALNLVDRVFDAPIQYSALENYAAVLGYAVQIYCDFSGYTDIAIGSALLLGVRFPLNFDSPYKAPNIQDFWRRWHISLSTWLRDYLYIPLGGNRKGPVRTYINLMLTMLLGGLWHGANWTFVVWGGIHGAALAVTRAYQQRKPRRRKPISPLTHAAAVLFTFHLVCAAWIFFRSETFQKAAIVFAQLGTLTTYHPNLPWQVVGMLALGLLSHWTPERVYQGIQRAFIQMPAPAQGAFLFCVALVLREMATADAVPFVYFQF; via the coding sequence TTGCCGCTCGGCAAGGGCGCCGCGTGGACCATCGCCGGCGGTGGGGTCGGGCTCGCCCTCGGCTACCTTCTGCTGCGCGCCCGCAAGGTGCGGCTGCTCTTCATCCTGGGCGCCAGCTACGTCTTCTACGCCCACTGGGACTGGCGCTTCCTGCCGCTGATCTGGGCGTCGTCCACCATCGATTGGCTGCTGGGTCACGCCATCTTCAAGGCCAAGAACGAGCGCAGCCGCAAGCTCTGGCTCGCCGGCACGGTGGTGGTGAACCTCACCATCCTCGGCATCTTCAAGTACTACAACTTCGGCGTGGACAGCGCCGTGGCCGCGCTCCACGGCCTGGGCATCGACGTGCCCCACCGCACGCTGAACGTCGCTCTGCCCGTCGGCATCAGCTTCTTCACGTTCGAGTCGATGAGCTACGTCATCGACGTGTATCGCGGCGACATCAAGCCGCAGAAGAGCTACTTCGAGTACCTCGCCTTCGTCGCGTTCTTCCCCCACCTGGTCGCCGGCCCCATCGTCCGCCCGCGGGATCTGCTCCCGCAGCTGGCCGGCCCTCCGCGCTGGAATTCCGCGGAAGGCAGCGAGGCCCTGTTCCTCATCGCCACCGGCCTGATGAAGAAGATCGCCATCGGCGACTACCTCGCCCTCAACCTGGTGGACCGCGTGTTCGACGCGCCCATCCAGTACTCCGCGCTCGAAAACTACGCCGCCGTCCTCGGCTACGCCGTGCAGATCTACTGCGACTTCTCCGGCTACACGGACATCGCCATCGGCTCCGCCCTGCTGCTCGGCGTGCGCTTCCCCTTGAACTTCGACTCTCCCTACAAGGCGCCCAACATCCAGGACTTCTGGCGCCGCTGGCACATCTCGCTGTCCACCTGGCTGCGCGATTACCTGTACATCCCGCTGGGCGGCAATCGCAAAGGGCCCGTACGCACGTACATCAACCTGATGCTCACGATGCTCCTCGGTGGCCTGTGGCACGGTGCCAACTGGACCTTCGTGGTGTGGGGCGGCATCCACGGCGCCGCCCTCGCCGTCACCCGCGCCTACCAACAGCGCAAACCGCGCAGACGTAAGCCCATCTCACCGCTCACCCACGCGGCCGCGGTCCTCTTCACGTTCCACCTGGTGTGCGCCGCGTGGATCTTTTTCCGCTCGGAGACGTTCCAGAAGGCGGCCATCGTCTTCGCGCAGCTCGGCACCCTCACCACGTATCACCCGAACCTGCCGTGGCAGGTCGTCGGCATGCTCGCCCTCGGCCTGCTGTCCCACTGGACGCCGGAACGCGTGTACCAGGGCATCCAGCGCGCCTTCATCCAAATGCCGGCCCCCGCGCAGGGTGCGTTCCTGTTCTGCGTCGCGCTCGTCCTCCGCGAGATGGCCACCGCCGACGCCGTCCCCTTCGTCTATTTCCAGTTCTGA
- a CDS encoding S1 family peptidase, with protein MLNPRPLALLLLLTACSANTTGERDDHVALPLYDSAAAHVQNGVALFSRGSLTCSGSLVAPNVVLTAAHCVEPELFAFVESGAYREVRLGTAHPDFDPATGEHDIAVLLLSEPVSEVAPVSVGPAEKLQVGDPLWVLGYGTGDDFGSQRIGRVAISDLAPALITTVPDPSRPCRGDSGGPAFGPKGQLVAVVSRGDTACESYAKLARLDDSALSFIRGFVDEYREHTRQGGEPCKLDSQCAAGSCVAPGDAPSHAYCATPCTHATDCPSDMRCTAGQCLWPTPSPGAEGAVCASNAECESGVCAGYPRACRARCLPEQSACGPAQECRRLDDSVWGACLDTADLTGSCSLGPSSPTPGALFVLAFLAVVIRRGAPRSAFGTRRKAKARLPD; from the coding sequence ATGCTGAACCCCCGCCCGCTGGCGCTGCTGCTGCTTCTCACGGCCTGCAGCGCGAACACCACCGGGGAGCGCGACGATCACGTCGCGCTCCCCCTCTACGACTCCGCCGCGGCCCACGTGCAGAACGGCGTGGCGCTCTTCTCTCGAGGCTCGCTCACCTGCTCCGGTAGCCTGGTCGCCCCGAACGTCGTGCTCACCGCGGCGCACTGCGTCGAGCCCGAGCTCTTCGCCTTCGTCGAGTCCGGCGCCTACCGCGAAGTGCGCCTCGGCACTGCGCACCCGGATTTCGATCCCGCGACGGGCGAGCACGACATCGCCGTGCTGCTGCTCTCCGAGCCAGTGTCGGAGGTCGCGCCGGTCAGCGTCGGCCCCGCCGAAAAGCTCCAGGTCGGAGATCCACTGTGGGTGCTGGGCTACGGCACCGGGGACGACTTCGGCAGCCAGCGGATCGGCCGCGTCGCCATCAGCGACCTCGCGCCTGCGCTCATCACCACGGTCCCCGATCCCTCCCGACCCTGCCGCGGTGACTCGGGCGGACCGGCGTTCGGCCCCAAGGGGCAGCTCGTCGCGGTGGTTTCCCGCGGCGACACGGCGTGTGAGAGCTACGCCAAGCTCGCCCGCCTCGACGACAGCGCCCTGAGCTTCATCCGCGGCTTCGTGGACGAGTACCGGGAACACACGCGCCAAGGAGGGGAGCCCTGCAAGCTCGACTCCCAGTGCGCGGCGGGCAGCTGCGTCGCGCCAGGTGACGCACCGTCCCACGCCTACTGCGCCACCCCGTGCACACACGCGACGGACTGCCCCTCCGACATGCGCTGCACCGCAGGCCAGTGTCTTTGGCCAACGCCGAGCCCCGGGGCGGAGGGCGCAGTTTGCGCCAGCAATGCGGAGTGCGAGAGCGGCGTGTGCGCCGGTTATCCGCGTGCGTGTCGCGCGCGCTGTCTGCCCGAGCAATCGGCATGCGGTCCCGCTCAGGAATGCCGGCGTCTCGACGACTCGGTCTGGGGCGCGTGCCTCGACACGGCCGACCTGACCGGCAGCTGCTCCCTCGGCCCGAGCTCCCCAACTCCTGGCGCCCTCTTCGTCCTTGCGTTCCTCGCCGTCGTCATTCGTCGTGGCGCTCCCAGATCAGCGTTTGGCACGCGCCGGAAAGCGAAGGCCCGCCTGCCCGACTAA
- a CDS encoding HEAT repeat domain-containing protein — translation MDPLVNRARDLLRAEDAGAYADAVAELHERPTKTVFDDCVALSSSPRHEDRRLSADVLGQLGYADGFPFRDATLPLLTQLLSDPEAAVVQAAVLAFGHLDADASAVASLAGHPDPNVRGAVAFALLGLESTLAIDTLIALSDDDASEVRDWATFGLGSQIDTDTPEIRDALLARVEDPDPDTRAEAIAGLVTRHDSRAVDALIGALSSHTVGSLEVEAARDLGTPELALPLEQLRTWWDVDPLLLELAISRCKKPTDLKPFRLLEPEVDGGQWTLYLRSADSLDLHQVFQKANHRAGGYGWEAVASYLLEEHLEEAVARRIGLDCENDTFVARSADKNALRQLAELMVPLARDSALLAQLLQRTLDQE, via the coding sequence ATGGATCCCCTAGTCAATCGAGCCCGTGATCTCCTGCGAGCGGAAGACGCCGGGGCGTACGCAGATGCCGTCGCCGAGCTTCACGAGCGACCGACGAAGACGGTGTTCGACGATTGCGTGGCTCTATCGTCCAGCCCGCGCCATGAAGACCGCCGCCTGTCGGCAGACGTGCTCGGGCAACTCGGCTACGCGGACGGATTTCCGTTCCGCGACGCGACGCTGCCGTTGCTCACCCAGCTGCTCTCGGATCCGGAAGCGGCTGTCGTGCAAGCGGCCGTGCTCGCCTTTGGACATCTGGACGCGGACGCCTCGGCCGTTGCATCACTTGCGGGACACCCAGACCCCAACGTCCGCGGCGCGGTCGCGTTCGCGCTGCTCGGCCTGGAATCGACGCTGGCAATCGACACGTTGATCGCTCTGTCCGACGACGACGCATCCGAGGTTCGCGATTGGGCGACCTTTGGCCTCGGCTCGCAGATCGACACCGACACCCCGGAGATCCGCGACGCGCTCCTCGCCCGCGTCGAGGATCCCGATCCCGACACGCGCGCGGAAGCCATCGCCGGCCTCGTCACCCGTCACGACTCGCGTGCCGTCGATGCGCTCATCGGAGCGCTCAGCAGCCACACGGTCGGCTCCCTCGAGGTCGAAGCGGCGCGCGACCTCGGCACGCCCGAGCTCGCACTTCCCTTGGAGCAGCTCCGAACGTGGTGGGACGTCGATCCGCTGTTGCTCGAGCTCGCCATCTCTCGCTGCAAGAAGCCCACGGACTTGAAGCCCTTTCGCTTGCTGGAGCCCGAAGTCGACGGTGGTCAGTGGACCTTGTACCTGAGGTCCGCGGACTCGCTCGACCTGCACCAGGTCTTCCAGAAGGCGAATCACCGCGCGGGTGGGTACGGATGGGAAGCCGTGGCCAGCTATCTACTCGAAGAACACCTGGAGGAAGCCGTCGCGCGACGGATCGGGCTCGACTGCGAGAACGACACGTTCGTGGCGCGCTCCGCTGACAAGAACGCGCTCCGGCAGCTCGCCGAGCTCATGGTGCCACTGGCCCGCGACAGCGCGTTGCTCGCGCAGCTTCTCCAACGGACTCTTGACCAAGAGTAG